One part of the [Pantoea] beijingensis genome encodes these proteins:
- the tusA gene encoding sulfurtransferase TusA, whose protein sequence is MSDRFANPDQTLDAQGLRCPEPVMMVRKTVRHMNVGETLLIIADDPATTRDIPGFCRFMEHTLVAQLTDALPYKYLLKKGVTP, encoded by the coding sequence ATGAGCGATAGATTCGCTAACCCCGATCAAACTCTGGACGCGCAGGGACTTCGTTGCCCTGAACCCGTAATGATGGTACGTAAAACGGTTCGCCATATGAATGTCGGTGAAACGCTGTTGATAATTGCTGACGATCCGGCGACAACGCGTGATATTCCCGGTTTTTGTCGCTTTATGGAACATACGCTGGTTGCACAATTAACCGATGCTCTTCCTTATAAATATTTGCTGAAAAAAGGGGTTACTCCCTGA